The following proteins are co-located in the Myroides profundi genome:
- a CDS encoding glycosyltransferase family 4 protein, which translates to MKLLFFIDELGSGGAQRQMVNLALEFKDLGHSITFLTYRRSDFYEKVLIERDIEVINIPEEGGYFNRLQRCRKIIRTGQYDSVLAFLEGPCFIAEVASFPSRKWKLVVGERSANPAIMTSIKQKLYRILHFRADHVIANSQCNINMVLQVNPFLKKNKCGVIYNLYDLSKFEVNEDYVYKKDNKIHIVIPANLRYWKNLEGLVEGVNLLSDSEKKQLKIAWYGHEFEIDDSKKKAVEKIKKYQLEDVFTFYPPTKEILPIMSNADAVGLFSHFEGLSNTICEAMALGKPIITTKVSDNEVFIKDKETGFLCESKDFDSIARALSALINSEATKLSEMGRENRQIFEKLFDRENILQRYLKLLNK; encoded by the coding sequence ATGAAATTATTGTTTTTTATTGATGAATTGGGTTCTGGAGGAGCTCAGCGTCAGATGGTAAATCTTGCTTTAGAATTTAAGGATTTAGGGCATAGTATAACTTTTTTGACTTATCGTAGAAGTGATTTTTACGAAAAAGTTTTAATAGAACGAGATATAGAAGTTATTAATATCCCTGAAGAGGGAGGATATTTTAATAGATTACAGAGATGCAGAAAGATAATAAGAACTGGACAATATGACTCTGTTTTGGCTTTTTTAGAAGGACCATGTTTTATTGCTGAAGTAGCTAGTTTCCCATCTAGAAAATGGAAGTTGGTGGTTGGAGAGCGAAGTGCTAATCCTGCTATTATGACTTCTATTAAACAAAAACTTTATCGTATACTTCATTTTAGAGCAGATCATGTTATTGCTAATTCACAATGTAATATTAACATGGTTTTACAAGTTAATCCTTTTTTAAAAAAGAATAAATGTGGAGTAATTTATAATCTATATGATTTATCTAAGTTTGAAGTCAATGAAGACTATGTTTATAAGAAAGATAATAAGATACACATTGTTATACCTGCTAATTTAAGGTATTGGAAAAATTTAGAGGGATTAGTAGAAGGAGTTAATTTATTGTCAGACTCGGAGAAAAAACAATTAAAAATAGCTTGGTATGGACATGAATTTGAGATAGATGATTCAAAAAAAAAGGCGGTTGAAAAGATAAAGAAATATCAATTGGAAGATGTTTTTACATTCTATCCTCCAACAAAAGAGATTCTACCAATTATGTCAAATGCAGATGCAGTAGGGTTGTTTAGTCATTTTGAAGGCTTGTCTAATACAATTTGTGAGGCAATGGCTTTAGGTAAACCAATTATAACGACTAAGGTTTCAGATAATGAAGTTTTTATTAAGGATAAGGAAACTGGTTTTTTATGCGAATCTAAAGATTTTGACTCCATAGCTAGAGCCTTATCAGCTTTGATTAACTCTGAAGCAACTAAATTATCCGAAATGGGAAGAGAAAATCGACAAATATTTGAAAAATTATTTGATCGTGAAAATATATTACAGAGATATTTAAAACTACTAAATAAATAA
- a CDS encoding EpsG family protein — translation MKGINVSSRIYLESLIFWILTPLLSLLVILFNVYRKDKVSLLLFSLVIGAFSFVYIPLDNDDRVRHYERFYEISGLDSFSGFMDYLTNNNLPDSFVYGIMYLLSLFTNDPRSVFFVASTLTTYIFLLLYVKINKEIFSFSKWVFFMCFCLVIFSFNYTYLFSGLRFYVGAAFALLGWYYLCYCQKKFSGFLFLFLAVYSHFATSLVVVSFIILFFTLGKVNFRKVFYVSFFFTLIPSELLFQWISMLPLAGSYISKANDYLMYNDILSEAAQNAAIFKLILLYKSLWVYFILMFVYIYRKSDFKDKVLLNSFFVIISLRNVFSSSPTISQYYDTIALFLSVLFMIKFYMFYINKLFHLFVFYVFGNFILDTYKYRYNFIESNFKVENLTSASLFGSDVEEPLKTTWK, via the coding sequence ATGAAAGGTATTAATGTATCTTCTAGGATTTATTTAGAGAGTTTAATATTTTGGATACTAACACCATTGTTATCCTTATTAGTTATTCTATTTAATGTATATAGAAAAGATAAGGTTTCTTTGTTATTATTTTCTTTAGTTATTGGAGCATTCAGTTTTGTATATATTCCTTTGGATAATGATGATAGAGTCCGACATTATGAACGTTTTTATGAGATAAGTGGATTGGATTCATTTAGTGGATTTATGGATTATTTGACAAATAATAATTTACCTGATTCTTTTGTTTATGGAATTATGTATTTATTGAGTTTGTTTACAAATGATCCACGTTCGGTGTTTTTCGTAGCAAGTACCTTAACTACTTATATTTTCTTGTTGTTATATGTTAAAATAAATAAAGAGATATTTAGCTTTTCTAAGTGGGTTTTTTTTATGTGTTTTTGCCTTGTTATTTTTTCATTTAATTATACTTATCTATTTTCAGGATTACGTTTTTATGTAGGAGCTGCATTTGCTTTATTAGGCTGGTATTATCTGTGTTATTGTCAAAAGAAATTTTCTGGTTTTTTGTTTTTATTTTTAGCTGTTTATTCGCATTTTGCTACTTCTTTAGTAGTTGTAAGCTTTATTATACTGTTCTTTACTTTAGGAAAAGTTAACTTTAGAAAAGTTTTTTATGTTTCTTTCTTTTTTACTTTGATACCTAGTGAATTATTGTTTCAATGGATTAGTATGTTGCCATTAGCAGGAAGTTATATTAGTAAGGCAAATGACTATTTAATGTATAATGATATTTTAAGTGAAGCTGCTCAAAATGCAGCCATTTTCAAGTTAATTTTGTTATATAAAAGCTTATGGGTCTATTTTATATTAATGTTTGTTTATATATATCGTAAATCGGATTTTAAAGATAAAGTACTATTAAATTCTTTCTTTGTTATTATTTCGTTGAGAAATGTGTTTTCAAGTTCACCGACAATTTCTCAATATTATGATACCATAGCTTTGTTTTTAAGTGTTTTATTTATGATAAAGTTTTATATGTTTTATATTAATAAGTTGTTTCATTTGTTTGTTTTTTATGTTTTTGGTAATTTTATTTTAGATACTTATAAATATCGTTATAATTTTATTGAATCAAATTTTAAAGTAGAAAATTTGACTAGTGCATCTTTGTTTGGTAGTGATGTAGAGGAACCTTTAAAAACGACTTGGAAATAA
- a CDS encoding ATP-grasp domain-containing protein, with protein sequence MKIGIHNSDTAYSKRWIVYCQINKINYIVVNAYADTIIHDLKGCEVFLWHHHHSDYRDVNFAKQLLFSLEQAGVKVFPDFKTGWHFDDKLGQKYLFEANNIPAAKAWAFYEKTSALKWVDNISYPKIFKLRGGAGSSNVKMIRDKGEAKRFINKAFGKGFSGFDYWSVCKDKFKLFFKKRASLNEVLKMFILSLFPRLGKAHLLPRQKGYVYFQEFIPNDGYDIRIQITGDKALAMVRYTREGDFRASGSNNLTHETELLSSEVIKFAFDIADRLQLQSCALDLVRDNRDNQLYVIENSYCYGVDQDEFDYGYWTRDGVYHKDKKFNGLDWIIQDLLEK encoded by the coding sequence ATGAAAATAGGGATTCATAATAGTGATACAGCGTATAGTAAGCGCTGGATAGTGTACTGTCAGATTAATAAAATTAATTATATAGTAGTTAATGCTTATGCAGATACTATAATACATGATTTGAAAGGATGTGAAGTATTCTTATGGCACCACCACCACAGTGATTATAGAGATGTTAATTTTGCTAAGCAGTTGTTGTTTTCTTTAGAACAAGCAGGAGTTAAAGTTTTCCCTGATTTTAAGACAGGGTGGCATTTTGATGATAAATTAGGACAAAAGTATTTATTTGAAGCTAATAATATTCCTGCTGCTAAAGCTTGGGCGTTCTATGAAAAAACATCTGCTTTAAAATGGGTAGATAATATTTCTTACCCTAAGATTTTTAAACTTCGAGGAGGAGCTGGAAGTTCTAATGTAAAAATGATTAGAGATAAAGGAGAGGCAAAACGCTTTATTAATAAGGCCTTTGGAAAAGGGTTTTCTGGATTCGATTATTGGAGTGTATGTAAAGATAAATTTAAACTTTTTTTTAAAAAAAGAGCTTCTTTAAATGAAGTTCTTAAAATGTTTATACTGAGTTTATTTCCTCGTTTAGGTAAGGCTCATCTATTACCAAGACAAAAAGGATATGTATATTTTCAAGAGTTTATTCCAAATGATGGATATGATATCAGGATTCAGATTACTGGTGATAAGGCTTTAGCTATGGTACGTTATACCCGAGAAGGTGACTTTAGAGCGTCTGGAAGTAATAATTTAACACATGAAACCGAGCTGTTGTCAAGTGAAGTAATAAAGTTTGCATTTGATATTGCAGATCGTTTACAGTTACAATCATGTGCATTGGATTTGGTTAGAGATAATCGTGATAATCAACTGTATGTTATTGAAAATTCCTATTGTTATGGTGTAGACCAGGATGAGTTTGATTATGGGTATTGGACTCGAGATGGTGTATATCATAAAGATAAAAAATTCAATGGTTTAGATTGGATTATCCAAGATTTGTTAGAGAAATAA
- a CDS encoding oligosaccharide flippase family protein, with translation MSLVKKIKQKFSSKDAKALLENFISLSALQLIGMILPLITLPYVLRVLGFENYGIVVFAASLITYFQSLTDFSFKITAVRDVAINRDDIEQLNFIYSKVLIVKGVFLLLSLAVIGLIVLFYAPFYQYKEIYFYSSLLLVGYALFPEWFFQGIEQMRYITYLNVGIKLFFTICIFIFIHSENDYWIYPLLQSGGFIGAGLVGQFILMYKYKLKFKVLHFSVVWETVRSNFPLFVNQFVPTLYNNTSTFLLGLIGAKSLVGMYQAILTVVNLGITIIEIVSRVFFPFLNRKVEAFKIYRKLVLSIYLFIILLFLVGHKYIFMFLNIQHSEALFVLLILLIGVFGYVLDNIFGLNYFIVKRMDKRVMYNTIIFSLFGMAIAYPLIVGYGVLGCAITLSVTRLLMGGSLYCQYLKVKV, from the coding sequence GTGAGTTTAGTAAAAAAAATAAAACAAAAATTTAGTAGTAAAGATGCAAAAGCTCTTCTAGAGAATTTTATATCCTTATCTGCTTTGCAGTTAATAGGGATGATTTTACCTTTGATTACATTACCATATGTTCTTAGAGTACTAGGATTTGAAAATTATGGAATTGTTGTATTTGCAGCCTCTTTAATTACTTATTTTCAGTCTTTGACAGATTTCAGTTTTAAAATAACCGCTGTTCGGGATGTTGCAATTAATAGAGATGATATTGAACAATTGAATTTTATATATAGTAAAGTTTTGATTGTTAAAGGAGTGTTTTTGTTGTTATCATTAGCTGTAATTGGATTGATAGTATTGTTTTATGCACCGTTTTATCAATATAAAGAGATATATTTTTATTCAAGTTTATTATTAGTAGGTTATGCTTTATTTCCAGAATGGTTTTTTCAAGGAATTGAGCAAATGCGTTATATTACATATTTAAATGTTGGTATAAAATTGTTTTTTACAATTTGTATTTTCATCTTTATACATAGTGAAAATGATTACTGGATTTATCCATTATTACAAAGTGGGGGATTTATAGGGGCAGGATTAGTAGGGCAGTTTATATTAATGTATAAGTATAAATTAAAATTTAAAGTATTACATTTCTCAGTGGTTTGGGAAACGGTAAGAAGTAATTTTCCACTTTTTGTCAATCAATTTGTACCAACATTATATAATAATACCAGTACATTCTTATTAGGGTTAATTGGAGCTAAGAGTTTAGTAGGTATGTATCAAGCCATTCTTACAGTTGTAAATCTTGGAATTACTATTATAGAAATTGTTTCAAGGGTGTTCTTTCCTTTTCTAAATAGAAAAGTAGAGGCGTTTAAAATATATCGAAAATTAGTGTTAAGTATTTATTTGTTTATAATTCTTTTGTTTCTTGTAGGACATAAGTATATTTTTATGTTCTTAAATATTCAACATTCTGAAGCTTTGTTCGTTTTACTAATATTATTAATTGGCGTATTTGGTTATGTACTAGATAATATATTTGGGTTAAATTATTTTATTGTAAAACGTATGGATAAGAGAGTAATGTATAATACAATAATATTTTCGTTGTTTGGGATGGCTATTGCTTATCCATTGATAGTTGGTTATGGGGTTTTAGGATGTGCGATTACCTTGAGTGTTACAAGATTATTGATGGGAGGGAGTTTGTATTGCCAATATTTAAAAGTTAAAGTATGA
- a CDS encoding nucleotide sugar dehydrogenase: MSTQHKIAIIGLGYVGLPLARLFGTKFPTVGFDINKGRIAELREGKDSTLEVSDEVLQSALVDTNPVLHGGVKGLFCSYDIGDITDCNVYVVTVPTPVDKHNRPDLTPLYKSSETVGKVLKKGDIVIYESTVYPGVTEEECVPVLERVSGLKFNEDFFCGYSPERINPGDKEHTVEKILKVTSGSTPEIGVVVNDIYKAVITAGTHLAPTIKVAEAAKVIENSQRDINIAFVNELAKIFNLLDIDTHAVLEAAGTKWNFLPFKPGLVGGHCIGVDPYYLAQKAMEKGYHPEIILAGRRLNDSMGEYVASQVVKTMIKKGINVSKADVLMLGVTFKENCPDVRNTKIVDVIAALEDYGVKVTTYDPWANPAEVMHEYGVMSHNTIEAIQPKEQQTEDHRYPANTKRYDAVVLGVAHKELLVLDIDSLKKEVSVVYDVKGVLEREVDSRL, from the coding sequence ACTAAATTCCCTACAGTAGGTTTTGATATTAACAAAGGACGTATTGCAGAATTAAGAGAAGGAAAAGATAGTACATTAGAAGTGTCTGATGAAGTGCTTCAGTCTGCTTTAGTTGATACTAATCCTGTATTACATGGAGGAGTGAAAGGACTGTTCTGTTCTTATGATATTGGAGATATTACAGACTGTAATGTATATGTAGTAACTGTACCTACACCTGTAGACAAACATAATCGTCCTGATCTGACACCTTTATACAAGTCTTCTGAGACAGTAGGGAAAGTGTTAAAAAAAGGAGATATTGTGATTTATGAATCAACAGTATATCCTGGAGTAACTGAGGAAGAATGTGTACCTGTACTAGAAAGAGTATCAGGATTAAAATTTAATGAAGATTTCTTCTGTGGATATTCACCAGAACGAATTAATCCAGGAGATAAAGAACATACGGTAGAGAAGATATTAAAAGTAACTTCAGGTAGCACGCCGGAGATAGGAGTAGTGGTAAATGATATCTATAAAGCTGTGATAACAGCAGGTACTCATCTGGCTCCAACGATTAAGGTAGCTGAAGCGGCTAAAGTAATTGAGAACTCTCAACGTGATATTAATATTGCTTTTGTGAATGAATTAGCAAAGATTTTTAATTTATTAGATATTGATACACATGCTGTATTAGAAGCAGCAGGTACAAAGTGGAACTTTTTACCGTTTAAACCAGGTTTAGTAGGAGGGCACTGTATTGGGGTAGATCCATACTATTTAGCACAAAAAGCAATGGAAAAAGGGTATCACCCTGAGATTATCTTAGCGGGTCGTCGTCTGAATGACTCTATGGGAGAATATGTAGCTTCTCAAGTAGTGAAAACAATGATTAAAAAAGGTATCAATGTAAGCAAGGCAGATGTGTTAATGTTAGGAGTAACATTTAAAGAGAACTGCCCTGATGTGCGTAATACTAAGATTGTGGATGTAATTGCTGCTTTAGAAGACTATGGAGTGAAAGTAACTACTTATGATCCATGGGCTAATCCAGCAGAAGTAATGCATGAATATGGTGTAATGAGTCATAATACTATTGAGGCTATCCAACCTAAGGAGCAACAAACAGAAGATCACCGCTATCCAGCTAATACTAAGCGTTATGATGCTGTGGTATTGGGTGTAGCTCATAAAGAACTATTAGTATTAGATATTGATAGTTTAAAGAAAGAGGTGTCTGTTGTATATGATGTAAAAGGAGTATTGGAAAGAGAAGTGGATAGTAGATTATAG